The Humulus lupulus chromosome 4, drHumLupu1.1, whole genome shotgun sequence genome has a window encoding:
- the LOC133832326 gene encoding putative glycine-rich cell wall structural protein 1, producing the protein MPVGLGGGGGEGPRVSGEESRSGKEGGRGGGVGSRGGGKGGGGGGVGSRGGGKGGGGGGVGSRGAGEGGWDGGEGSRGVEGTAKGGEEEGLVGAESTRSGREGSRFRGRESWASGRMVSGIVRAGWSGEGGAEESDVLGDWVGGDCDSEGRIGI; encoded by the coding sequence ATGCCAGTGGGTTTAGGTGGTGGAGGAGGGGAGGGCCCACGAGTTAGTGGAGAGGAATCACGAAGTGGTAAGGAGGGTGGACGGGGTGGAGGGGTGGGTTCACGAGGAGGTGGGAAAGGTGGAGGGGGTGGAGGGGTGGGTTCACGAGGAGGTGGGAAAGGTGGAGGGGGTGGAGGGGTGGGTTCACGAGGAGCTGGGGAGGGTGGATGGGATGGAGGGGAGGGTTCACGTGGTGTAGAAGGGACAGCCAAAGGTGGGGAAGAAGAGGGGTTGGTGGGGGCAGAGAGCACGAGGTCGGGGAGGGAGGGTTCGAGATTTAGGGGCAGAGAAAGTTGGGCTTCAGGGAGGATGGTGTCTGGGATAGTGAGGGCGGGGTGGTCGGGAGAGGGAGGGGCAGAGGAGTCAGATGTTTTAGGGGACTGGGTAGGAGGCGATTGCGACAGCGAAGGGCGTATAGGCATTTAG